One Paraburkholderia kururiensis DNA window includes the following coding sequences:
- a CDS encoding SDR family oxidoreductase produces MSQVVLITGASSGFGRLTAEALAKAGYTVYASMRDTRGHNAPVAEEMTARAREAGTDLRTVELDVSSEASVEAAVAKVIADAGRIDVLIHNAGHMAFGPAEAFTPEQYTQLYDVNVVSTQRVNRAVLPHLRGQKQGLVVWVSSSSAAGGTPPYLAPYFGAKAAMDAIAVLYARELSRWGIETSIIVPGAFTRGTNHFPHAGLPADQARAAEYETGPYAGFGKEVQEAFAAIVPPDADASLVADAIVKVVDAPFGKRPFRVHIDPTEDGANVGFTVLDRLRAEMLHRVGLGELLVPQVHTAA; encoded by the coding sequence ATGAGCCAAGTCGTTCTCATCACCGGCGCCTCCAGCGGCTTCGGGCGCCTGACTGCCGAAGCACTGGCGAAAGCCGGCTACACCGTCTATGCCTCGATGCGCGACACGCGCGGCCACAATGCGCCGGTCGCAGAAGAGATGACGGCCCGCGCGCGCGAGGCCGGTACGGACCTGCGCACGGTGGAACTCGATGTGTCGTCGGAAGCGTCGGTGGAGGCGGCGGTCGCGAAGGTGATCGCCGACGCCGGACGCATCGACGTGCTGATTCACAACGCCGGCCATATGGCATTCGGCCCGGCCGAAGCGTTCACGCCGGAACAGTACACGCAACTCTACGACGTCAATGTGGTGAGCACGCAGCGCGTGAACCGCGCGGTGCTGCCGCACCTGCGCGGCCAGAAGCAAGGGCTCGTGGTGTGGGTATCGAGCAGCAGCGCGGCCGGCGGCACGCCGCCGTACCTTGCGCCCTACTTCGGCGCGAAGGCCGCCATGGACGCCATCGCCGTGCTCTACGCGCGCGAGCTGTCGCGCTGGGGCATCGAAACGTCGATCATCGTGCCGGGCGCTTTCACGCGCGGCACCAACCACTTCCCGCACGCCGGCCTGCCCGCCGATCAGGCTCGCGCCGCCGAGTACGAAACAGGACCGTACGCCGGCTTCGGCAAGGAGGTTCAGGAAGCGTTCGCCGCCATCGTGCCGCCGGACGCCGATGCGAGCCTCGTCGCCGACGCCATCGTGAAGGTGGTGGACGCGCCGTTCGGCAAGCGGCCGTTTCGCGTGCACATCGACCCCACCGAAGACGGCGCGAATGTGGGCTTCACCGTTCTGGACCGGCTGCGGGCCGAGATGCTGCATCGAGTAGGGCTAGGCGAGTTGCTCGTGCCGCAGGTCCACACCGCCGCCTGA
- a CDS encoding HoxN/HupN/NixA family nickel/cobalt transporter: protein MSTRPVAAMGGFIALLHLAGWGTLLALVAPLHRGGGSAALGIGAGIAAYALGMRHAFDADHIAAIDNTTRKLVGEGKPSLSVGFWFSFGHSSIVFGLSLLIAVGMRSVSSHLVDSGSTFRTLTGVLGAVISSGFLFVIALLNVAAFRDIYQVFRHMKTGRYDDAYLTQRLEARGLVTHVLAPLMRIVRKPAQMYFVGLLFGLGFDTATEIALLVLTGSGAASGLPWYAVLCLPVLFAAGMLLFDTIDGSFMSYAYGWALDKPVRKIYYNLVVTGLSTSVAVGIATIEVLGLLDAALGAAGKHGVLAAWTSSVNLNQAGYAIVGLFVATWAVSAAIWKFGRIEERWSVVPEHAVRDAHDA from the coding sequence ATGTCTACACGTCCTGTCGCCGCGATGGGCGGTTTCATCGCGCTCCTCCACCTTGCCGGTTGGGGCACGCTGCTCGCGCTCGTCGCGCCGCTGCATCGCGGCGGGGGCTCCGCGGCATTGGGCATCGGCGCGGGCATCGCCGCATACGCGCTCGGCATGCGCCACGCGTTCGACGCCGACCATATCGCCGCCATCGACAACACCACACGCAAGCTGGTGGGCGAAGGCAAGCCTTCGTTGTCGGTGGGCTTCTGGTTTTCGTTCGGCCATTCGAGCATCGTGTTCGGCCTCTCGCTGCTGATCGCGGTGGGCATGCGTTCGGTGTCGAGCCATCTGGTCGACAGCGGCTCCACGTTTCGCACGCTGACGGGCGTGCTGGGTGCCGTCATTTCGAGCGGCTTTCTCTTCGTGATCGCGTTGCTGAACGTGGCTGCGTTCCGTGACATCTATCAGGTCTTCCGGCACATGAAGACCGGCCGCTACGACGACGCGTATCTGACGCAGCGCCTCGAAGCGCGCGGCCTCGTGACGCACGTGCTCGCGCCGCTCATGCGCATCGTGCGCAAGCCCGCACAGATGTATTTCGTCGGCCTGCTCTTCGGCCTCGGCTTCGATACCGCCACGGAAATCGCGTTGCTCGTGCTGACGGGTTCGGGCGCGGCATCGGGGCTGCCGTGGTACGCCGTTCTCTGCCTGCCCGTGCTGTTCGCGGCGGGCATGCTGCTGTTCGACACGATCGACGGCTCGTTCATGAGCTATGCCTACGGGTGGGCGCTCGACAAGCCCGTGCGCAAGATCTACTACAACCTCGTCGTGACGGGTCTTTCCACCAGCGTCGCGGTGGGCATTGCCACCATCGAAGTGCTGGGCCTGCTCGATGCCGCGCTCGGCGCAGCGGGCAAGCACGGCGTCCTTGCGGCATGGACCTCGAGCGTGAATCTCAACCAGGCAGGCTACGCCATCGTCGGACTCTTCGTCGCGACGTGGGCCGTTTCCGCTGCGATATGGAAGTTCGGACGCATCGAAGAGCGATGGTCCGTCGTCCCCGAACACGCCGTGCGCGACGCGCACGACGCATGA